The genomic stretch TGACGGAAGCCATTTATATGATGGAATCATTGTCACACATGGTTGTTCTGGAACTGGACCTTCTATGTGTAGGTCTTCATATGTCACCCTTCTTTGTTTCACCATGGTTAAAAACCAATGTAGACTCTTTCTTTGATTGTCCTTTGTCATGTGCGTGGGTGCTATGGTGATATCTAAATTGTCCCCAAGTACTTCAATGGTTTTGTGCCTATTGTCAGACCCATTAAGTTGACCCCGTTCCACAAAACGTGTAATTACTTGGTCGATATTTACCTTCTGTTTCTTCACAGGGTCCTTCCTTTTCTTATGTACACTTGTGTATGACACAACCAAGCCCAAGTCATGCATAATATTTAATCCCTGAAACAGAAATTCATACAACATCAAATTCATGCAGACACACAatcattattgtttgaaatgtttctttCACTTTTAGGTTTTGTAAAATATAGCACCCTAAGAAACCTAACAAGATCCATCAGATAACAAGATCCAATTCTCTCAGTGTTTGATAGTGTAATGGAAGCCATTAAATTGTTGGGCCACATGCCCTTGTGAAGTTGACTTCACTTGAGATACTGATAGTACAGAGGTTTTTCAGATTTCAAATTTGTGAGACGCCCTAGCctgtttttttttgtgaaaattagcacgcgattttgtcaaaatttgtgACATGTACGCCAAATCAGTTTACGCTAACAATGCATCTCTAGTGTACTTTTAAATAGCAAAAGAGTACAGCAATAATGATATTACAATACTTAAATAATTTATGATTGAAATTCAGTTCAATTAACAATACATGCAAAATCTATTGATTTGgtgacatacatgtacattcaagGCTAGTTCTCGCATTAACTATGGTTTAATTAAAATTGGTTTGATACCTCTTTGTTCAAGCCACAACTGTCTAGCACTAGACCAAGAACGAACTGAAGAAGATTCAGCAGCTGACATCTGGCATACAACATCACaccaacagcaacaacaaatcGAGCCATGCTTTTTTGCTTTCACCAATAACACAGCTGATGATAGCTGCTAGAGTTGGAACTTTTGTTCTGATCATTTTGGCTTGATCTTCGCACTTAAAGTTCATTAGATCGTTTTCAGAATTCACTTTAAAGTCACTTTCTGAACGCTTTGACAATTTTGACACTTCTTGTATTATGTCCTTGCTAACACATTTTGCCATTGCTGACCTGTATTTACTACATTTTGACAGCTGTTTCAATACTGTTTCTGGTCCTTTTCCATTCATCATGGCTTTGATTGCAGTCTGTTCTGCACTATCAGTTATGATTTTACATCTTTCAGTTGAATTATACATCACTGTTACCTATAAAGAGACAAAAGACAATATAACCTTTAGggaaaaatattaactttatgggATCATTCAAGGAATGgaattttgaacaattttttcCATTGTGTATTTTaggaataatatttttctatcatggtttgttgtcgaatatccaacagtaaggagtatagatgcgtaggaattaaatcacgagtgcgaagcacgagtgatttgataacacgcgtctgtactccttactgtgggttattcgacaataaactatcatagaaaattattatttcgattctaacatctatactccttactgtgggttattcgacaataaaccatcatagaaaataatTATTTCCATTCTATctcgattctgattgatttggttcaagcttttgggcATGAACTATTTTGTTCACTACTCCGCCCTTCTTATTACGAAGTTTACTAtaaagtgacgtcattgaattgtacaaacatatgacgtcattcccattcataaatattttgcaaatgacgtcactttcattcaGAACAataatcgtagaaactaaatcataaaatgacgtcacgtttatagatgctactgaaaagcttacatgctataaatgttttcttaataacgtttcctaacaaataacattctttgtaggcatggttatgccacttatcaccaaatatacaatttgttgtttcattgcatttatatacatgctacatttattgcatttctttaagagcgggttTTAGCATGTACTGTTACAAGGCCTCAAAGTCTCGATGGAACTATACACTATACAACTTCATTTGGTTCTTATCACTTTTGACATGGCAACAAAGTCATATAAGTTATGTTTTGACACCAGGTTAAGCTTTGAACTCAGCTCGTGGTAAAAAGCACTTAATTGGCAAGACCTTCTCAATAAGCCAAGTGTAATATTTAAAAGAAGCTAGGAAAAGTATTTCTTCTTGTTATCATTACCTTGACATCAAACTTTCTTCTAGTCGGAAGTGTGTTGGTACATGTACTCGTTGATGCATATACCTTCAGTGATTTTTCGCCGGTAGTACTAGTAGCGAATACGGTTGGTTTTCTTGGTGTTCTAAATAGCGTCCTTTTGCTCTTGGGAGTCAAACCTGAAGGTGAAGACTCAAGAGCACGTTTCACTTTCTTTGAACCTGAAATTACCAggaattttatatttaacatggcttgcagtatacatgtataaattataataaattgaaattatAGTAAATGCTGGAGTTTAAAAAGAATACAAGGCAACTTTCTTCTAACAATAACAATTCTTAAGCCATTCTTAACTTAGAATTGGGAGTTAGTTTACCCTAAAACTAATATGCAtcaacaaataacaataataacagaaCTTTCCgcatacaaaaacaacagaagGGAATTTGatagcaaaatatttattatataatatgactgGGTGATAttctcatcttttttttttaattatgtgcaaTAAAAATTTGCTGATaactggtacatgtatattaactACACAGTCTTCGCAGTAAAATATATGAACAACTAgcttgaatataaatattgtttgcataGAAACAGATAAAAATGCATTTGCAACACTATACAAATTGTTTATTTCTAGTAACCTGGATTAATTGCACTAACACCAGGCTGTTGggcttatacatgtattatagcTAGTGTGAAGACTGGACAATGTTTATCAGAAATAAGTTGTTTTAATATAACTAAGGACCGTTGAAAACACTGCATTGATTGCAACAATATATCATTAGGAAGCTCACACAAATAAGCATAATGATAAATTGTATTCTTCTGAAAGAAGAAACTGGTGTTAAATGGCGACTTCAAAACAacacaagtaaacaaaataagttaACTTACCATGTGGCGTAACATTGCCACCTTTGCTTTTCGCAACCGCCCCTGGCAGGGATTTTATTGTTTGTAGAAGTTCACTTTTTTCGATTTCCAGGCACTCTATTTTTTGTCAAATGCTCGAAGTCTATTTAgcttattaacacaaacattGCACGCGTTTCCAGTTTCCtctaaattaatttgttttagaaTAATGCCAAAGTCATTTAAAGATTCGTTCGATGTTAGATTTCTGTAATTTTTAccttttattatttgaaaacaaaacacacatttgtttCCTATGGCAGCCGCCATTGTTGTTGTAGGCGAAGCATTGACACCTCCAAAGCGAAGAGTATTCTTTTTGTAAACTGCGATTTCATTGGTCTACTGAGAGGTTACAGTTAAGGTCAAAACGGCGTGTATTGGTTATATTGTCCCAcggctaatgctggagagtaacggaatgaattagtcgtgggtatccgacgatgcctAGTTAACATGCAAATGAGCATCCACTTTGGTATGTAGAAAATGATACTACACTTCCACCTCATGATTAAGAACTGTGTACATTTACAACactattataaaataattctttaaaatagaaCATGTCTTTTTAATAAATACGTTTCGTATTGTTTTCATCGTATTTGGAATATTTTGATCATAATTTAACATCAGTAACACCGATGTTTCATATTGAAAGTAAAGCAATTTTTTATTTCGTTTAATTGTTAATTCTGTTCTTGGTATGTATCATCTTTATAtaaattgacctttcgacagccgattgattgacaggcttattaaccaatcagattacagcatagattaggcccgttttTATCCGCcatttgtccgtcaaactcgctgTTGTCCGACAcgtaagcttatacgtaattctgtgttttaaacaatgaacttgtcaaaaggtgctgttatggcacttgtaattcagacacaaggtattcagaacggttaaaagatggaactacgttttttccgttcacaataaccgggtactaatcttgaaatttgcaaacgttggattcgtgttcaaacagcttaatctcaacatattaagcgatcgcccgaaagcaaaacacctgtacgtttgttctaaggtcggcataataagatactacgcgaaattagaaaatgtaagttttgccaTGGACACGCTATAtatatagaaaacgagtatcactatttacttgtttgtcctctatatagagaaattagaaagacgaggcatttaaaaccatattttcaaaggtggctaacggtaaataaatttgacattcgaatgcagtcggctaataattttttttataaactttgctaaatatatttttaatgctaatgaaatgcgtaataatactcaaagacaatcagttataatttttaataatatcacatagaataaagcatttttatttctttcggttaaagtcttccgaatttaatgtagctagttttatatcgtttaaagttaagaaactattttaacatACGCAAGTTattatcaataggtgccaataagtgtcattttacaccatatgtgggctttctaataatccgttatcaaaacagatgccgcaaacagTGAATGACCCTTGATACTTGGATACCCAGTCTGTTTAACGAGGTTTTTTTTGGACATGAACATTCTTTcaatttcttatattttaaacattgcaaaaaatagtttaagagtaaattaataatatataataatatattgtgtatgttaattttttgacgacattgactatgttatacgattataacaatgctaaTGGGTcatttgaccaaacgcattgtagatatgtgttatatcggattctAATAAAACGTTCTTCGTCGTCGTATATAATAAAGGACAAGGGACGTTAAGGGTTGTTATTTGcctgaaaaatattaatatttgtaaaagttAATTATTGCATCCATTAAAGATCAGAATTTGAAGAATACGACGTGCGCTTTACGTTTACATAGTTATTGCATCGTGCATCGCAtagatgacgtcacattgaacGTTTCAAACTCGCGCGTTTCTTCGAAAAACGCAAATTTCGAGCAATTTTTTATGTTTATCACTATTTTATGACAACAGCGCACACGTTAACCAActtgattctttaaaaaaaaagaaagacattttCGTTATGTGTTCGTCgatatctttttatttttggTTAACGAGTGCGCTGTAtgtgaaaaatacatttattttcttctAAATCGAAATTTGATTGAACACTTTATAATTTATCACCATGAACGGTTGTTTCCATGCAATATTGCGTAAGCAGTCAAGTTGCTTTTTTTACCAGCATAACTTAGAAAAGGGTAGAGCAAAGTCGGGTAATTTCGACACCCTAAgagtaaaatttgatttagtcCAGATGTGTCGAAATTACCCTCCAAGTGCCCAAACTTAACGAAAAACACCGTTTTGACTTGTTGATATTTGCTAACGAACGTTATTATCGTTGCCGGCATAACTCAAAACTTCGAGCGATTTTACTAAATGCAGCAGAGTGTAATTTCGACAGTAAGCGGCTAATTTCGACAATTagcggctaatttcgacacttgtctttgtattaattttcaacaactgTTTGAATCAGTTATTTGCAGTGTATCTCTCAATTAATAGAATTTCACCATCTCTTTAATGTCTAGTGTTacttaggctcgattggtcattgtcggctcgggtactgctaACATTTACCCCGGGAacattgaagtatacttacatgtaccccgggtacggtaaatatactaaaacgtacccggtcgaaattagactgtacccgagctttattcccgccccaaatcagatgtcgtaaaacgcgctaccgattaccgttattacgaaacaaacttctattatttgtttttataaactgaatcaacatgctttttgagtatgggttccgataatatagaggcaatttaacagaaaatcgacattaatataaacataattaatcttaaaaaaatagccgacgacgaccgatttagcgtaaaAATTCCCGGGTaggttttagtatatttaccgtacccgtggtatagtaagtatacttaagcgtacccggggtacatgtaagtagtacccgagccgacaatgaccaatcgattgttaataaggttgtggtggtttagtggatgtggtgtccgcctagcgatcaggagagagtgtttcaataagtcgtaggctttccatgcagtggagcttaaataaataggattatactaaactagtgttaatttgcaaatcagaaaattataaataaattgtatttagaGTTCGTATTGTGCTCCCACTTGACTCAATATACAGTACaaacaccgtgtacttaaacaaacgccactcgccgcaatgttcatctcactgtaagcttaccaatatgaaccccgcgatgggtattcagatcaaatgtcgcgggggccgtttgccatagacgaacaccgcgaatcaccgcggacccataatatctaccgcggtgttcatcgtgttcgctacatataattgaacataaacgtattgaattgatccctttcatttaaaagtgataatgaataaataaattctaTTTTATATACATGCTGGTCGAAAGGAtgtgataagtatttaaaatatattggcgACAATAAAACGCCTCCTATACATATGTGTCAACTGTATCTATCGAATACctgcaacttctcccatctttatccatttatactcgataatcccatatacgcccgatttccgtttttaaagcaaattatgtgatggtaatatagacgataagagtgctcaagaatgtcatgttgtgaatttcaactaaagttaAAATATCTCGCGAAATATTTGGTATTGCGATtaagagttaatagtattgatcatctaaacgctttattcaCGTTTCCGACGTTATGTACTGTACAAATTTAAGTGCATACGTGTGCACATACATATAATATCTACATttagtacacatgtatatgattttctGTTCTAcgtgtacatttaaaacgcgtgaatgaccctcgcagacaggtgtttacggtggttgCGCAGCATCCGCGGTGATCACAGTTGATCCAATTAAcgatataattaagtaaaaaaaaaaaatacattttcattaattaatttcCTTCACAATCTTTAAAAAGCTTTAATTTTATGTAATCTGCTTGACAAGATATAGAGAGagctaaatataatattcaataagctGCGTCAACCATTTAAAGAGTAATTCTATTTAACAAATCTATCTTTCCATATGCGCTGGGAATGCTTGAAAACATTTGGATTGTCGAAATTACCCACCATCGAATAAAATCGGAGGATAATTTCGACaccccacaaatcatagtttaacaaacgcttggcactattcaaacacaaatacaagGTCAAGTGAAACAAATTTTATACTAGAACTTGTACAAATGCCAGAAATACAGCGAAATCCTGAAGGGACGTAATTGACAATTAGGTAATCTCCCTTAGCGAAGCTCATAACGCTATAAAAATTCTCTAAGTAATACaatgtacgtattttaaatgactcacTTACATGCAATCAGCGAGACGTTTGATAGAGAGATGTTATCTGGTGACGTCACAACACCAACTACGTCACATTTTACAACGAAATCATACGGGATGATGATGATTCAAGACAGGTCTGATAAATATTGtgaaaagtgtcgaaattagacGACTGTCGGAATTACCCGACATTGCGCTAGTGTTCCCTATATTTCACGGCCGCGAGACAACCCCATTAACTTATTTAGGCCTATGGGAAGTAATCTTATCAAGCGAGCGGGATAAATCTACAAAGATCAGCGTCTGCATCGCatcatttaagctgaaaagtaaaagtaatttaaacaaaatatgtgaggTTAAGTTTCATCACCATATATCAACAGACAGGAATGTTGTAGAAACATGTTTTCAgtcagttatataatataaaagtCACGAAAATCATACTTGTATTTACAAAGATTTACAATTCACACGAACACCAGAAAGTATTAAGAAACATACCTTTATATGGTTATCCTTAATCCATAGTTTTCCAACTTAAAAGTCCATCACATCAATTGCTACTTGTTTAAATGTTGAAGTAAATTAACTGGTCACAATCATTCAATCTTATTAACACAGATACAAAATTGAGACCAGCGTTTTAGGAATGTATAGACTACAGTAGCTTTAAAATTCGGTTTATGTATCATCCAGTTGCATTATTAAATAGCCtaataaaaatgcttttaattaaAGTTTCATCAAATCGGTTATAAAACACGAATAAAGCTTATTCTTTATCGTtgtaaaattaaaagttatgaCGAAAACCGACAGGTTAAAATACGTCACTTTAACTCGATATTTATTCTCAGTATTGATGACGATGTTTTTATTACGTCATCGAGTTAATTATGCGAGAACAGTTCAGGGGCTCAAAGTCTGCTACGATCGTTACTGTTAtactttttatgtgatattttaatTTCAGAAGTTTATGTCGATATATTAACATatactttcatttatttttaatttaggaTGTCTAAATCTTATGCGTGTGATATTTGCACCAAACGTGTGGGCCCAAAAGAAAGGAGGAAGTTAAAAACAGATGGCAATAAACCACTTATAAAGTACTTGAGAAAGAATATGCTATTGACAGACGAAGTAACGGACAAAGACGTAGTTCATAATTCTTGCCGTCTTTTCTCTGTATTGGTTTCTCTaaatttcttgttgttgttttttgtctttatttcttttctttttttcttaaatatcttGTTGTGTACAGTAGACCTGCAACAATTCATAAATTGCAAACTCTTGAAGATGTACTTCTTACAAACAGTCGCCTTTGACTTTGCATTTCgtgttgttcttttttgtgtATTGCCTTTCTTTCATTTCAATTTTTGTCTTACGAAAGAGTTACATCTGATATCATTAAGTAGTTATCGATTATATGTAACatgataaaaacataaacaataacacactACATTTTTTGCTGCTCACACTTATGAATTATTTATATTAGCTTACATAGACAAAGGGGCACTCAGAGGGGTATGGTTAATGATGACGGTCAAGGTATGACTGAATATGAGCATTTCTATATAAGTTGATCTATACAATGGGATTGCTAACATAAGTATGGATATGTTATCAACTACATTAATAGAGTCATTTATTAATCTGGTAAAGAAAAATTACATGGTCCTCAGTTACGAATAATTTAACAGGTAgttgaaaaatgtatttgtttgatgTGCCTGAGTGCCCATAAACCACTCTCTTTTTTTCTGCATCATTTGTTCTCTAAACAGATATCACAAGCTATTTTTAGAACATGGATTTTCCAATAACCGCATTTGTAACCTGCAAACTGTAATCACATTCTATATTTAGAAGAGGGCCTTTTTCTAAAATTGACATACATTGATGTTTACAACTATGCATCATTATTGACCTAGAATTCAGTATAAATAGTAATAGTTATGTACAGAGACATATAGGTCTATGTTATGTATTAGATGTATTTTTACTCCTTTTTTATAATTAGTGTAATTAAACagcacaaaacatttgaatataaatattgtgcTCCAGAACTGTTGTGCTGTTACAATGACAAACAGCAATTTAATGCTGACTGTAAATGTTATTATTCCTTAAATTAAATATGcacaatacatatttaaaaactgaGTTCTATTTTTGCAAAAAACAGTGTTGTACTTTGCTCATGTGTTTCTCGTTTTATACAAATACCATTCAGACCACAAGTGTAATGAACAAATTATTTTTGTCTATACATGTGCataacaattatgaaaatattacatgtcattatttcatgattatttattattgGGTTCATTTTTGTATACTGGTAATAAATCAAAGGGATAAAATGAGTTTATTTACTGATGACTGATATAAAAATACTCTCTTACAACTGTCGTGGattaaatgattgtaaaaaacgaaatgatgtatttaattttttaaaaacaaaattcaaagcaCATATCTATTGTCTACAAGATTGCCACTTCACTCCATctttagaaaagcaaatttattcTCAGTGGGATGGTGAATGTTATTTTAGCCATGGTAATTCAAACTCAAGAGGTGTCTGCATattatttcaaaagaatataccagtAACTATTCATGCCATTAAAAAAGACCAGTCTGGGAACTTGTTAATTTTAGATATAACATTTGATACAAAAAGGTTCACGCTATGTACCTTGTATGGACCTAACactgatcaaccaaatttctacaGTGAATTACTTTCTGACATAGACAACTTAGGAAATGATACCTATATTATCTGTGGAGATTTTAATCTTGTATTGGATTCTAAATTAGATTATGTCCATTACAAAAatcttaacaataataaaaagtcaAGAGAATTATTATCTTCTGCAATGCATGATAGAAATTTGATAGATAGTTTTAGACTAATGAATGGCACTATTAATCAATACACTTGGCGAAAACCAAACACTCTTCAACAAGGTAGGCTGGATTTCTTCCTTGTCACTAGTAATCTTGTTCAAAATATTAGAAAATCTGATATACAATCAAGCTACAAATCTGACCATTCAGCTATAACATTAGAATTAAAAATCTGCGAAACAACCCATGGTAAAGGACTCTGGAAATTCAATAACTCTCTGTTACATGATCAAGAATATCTCGattgtatgaaaataaaaattggagaaataaaaaaacaatattgcctGCCTGTATATAACATTGACTCTTTGAACACGATTGATGATTGTGAGATTCAGTTTACCATAAATGACCAgctttttttagaaaccttgttaaTGGAAATCAGGGGCAAAACTATCTCATTTTCATCATACAGATCTAAACAGAGGAAAGACAGGgaagattttattataaaaaaaattgaaattctagaaaaaaatattactgaaaataatattgaagAACTTCATTTGTTACAGCAGGAACTATCTGATATCCGTGATATTAAAATGAAAGGATCATTCATAAGATCCAAAGCAAAATGGATTGATGAAGGCGAAAAACCCacgaaatacttttgcaatttggaaaaacaacactcatctagcaaaacaataccttatattataaacaataatggccacaatatatatgatcaaaatgaaattttagcAGAAGCTGCCTCATATTACAAGACTTTATACTCCAAAGGTGAAACAAAAGAATGTGATAACGCTATATTTGATGAACTTAATTTGATACACGGTGCAAAATTGAATAACGATGAAGCTCAAGCATTAGAAGGCATATTGACAATGGAAGAAATCTCAACTACcttgaaaaatatgaaacattttaaaagtccAGGTTCAGATGGCTTCACAacagaattttttaaagttttctggAAAGATcttaagtatttcattttaaggagtcttaattatgcttttatttctGGAACTATGTCAAtcactcaaaaacaaggtattatcacCTGTATACCAAAAGAAAATAAGCCAAGAACAACCTTTAACAATCTTAGACCATTAACTctcttaaatgttgtttacaaaatagcTTCAGGCACAATTGCAAACAGACTTAAAACAGTTCTTGACAAATTAATTTCCAAAGATCAGACTGGATTTATAAAAGGAAGATATATAGGTGAAAATACTAGACTATTGTATGATATCCTaaaatatacagaagataacaaaaTCCCAGGACTCTTATTAACGttagactttgaaaaggcgttcgactcATTGGCattcaatttcattgaaaaaactctaatttattttaactttggTCCAATGTTCAGAAAATGGATCTctctttttttatacaacactatGTCAGCCATTCAAATCAATGGATTCCTGTCTGAatcattcaaaattgaaaaaggctGCCGTCAAGGCGATCCGATCAGTTCTTACATTTTTATACTATGTGCAGAAACATTGGCAATCAAAATAAGAaactcaaaacaaattaaaggaataactattgaaaacattgaatacaaaatttcccaatttgcagacgacacatcACTTTTATTAGACGGTTCTGAAAGTTCTCTTAACACAGCACTTGACCTATTGCATACCTTTGCCCTGGAATCTGGACTAA from Dreissena polymorpha isolate Duluth1 chromosome 10, UMN_Dpol_1.0, whole genome shotgun sequence encodes the following:
- the LOC127848925 gene encoding uncharacterized protein LOC127848925 isoform X1, whose protein sequence is MARFVVAVGVMLYARCQLLNLLQFVLGLVLDSCGLNKEGLNIMHDLGLVVSYTSVHKKRKDPVKKQKVNIDQVITRFVERGQLNGSDNRHKTIEVLGDNLDITIAPTHMTKDNQRKSLHWFLTMVKQRRVTYEDLHIEGPVPEQPCVTMIPSYKWLPSEENMKSVLHNFKFHVACVLMKYVDVFKPLIDSYPEYISHPFLEFTKQKSVILNTNLIDESENSTQGMIQILQDVQDMTVPVVDGNIIQRVVFGGDVLTNERAFSAQQAMQNNSTDRDRLFGMIHRPEGLHRQFNFLLVTLPFSSSTVLVLLFSF
- the LOC127848925 gene encoding uncharacterized protein LOC127848925 isoform X2, with protein sequence MARFVVAVGVMLYARCQLLNLLQFVLGLVLDSCGLNKEGLNIMHDLGLVVSYTSVHKKRKDPVKKQKVNIDQVITRFVERGQLNGSDNRHKTIEVLGDNLDITIAPTHMTKDNQRKSLHWFLTMVKQRRVTYEDLHIEGPVPEQPCVTMIPSYKWLPSEENMKSVLHNFKFHVACVLMKYVDVFKPLIDSYPEYISHPFLEFTKQKSVILNTNLIDESENSTQGMIQILQDVQDMTVPVVDGNIIQRVVFGGDVLTNERAFSAQQAMQNNSTDRDRLFGMIHRPEGLHRQFNFLLGHM